From the genome of bacterium:
AAAAAGAACGCGCTTCCCATGATAAGTCCTGAGGCGGGCGCTGATATACAGGCGTTTTCCGAGCTCAAGGCTCAGGCCTTTGCCAAGGAGCTTGAAATTGACTACATGAGGACGTTTTCGACAACCGATAACCCCCAGTACGAAGCGGCAAGAAAAGAGCTTTACGTCTTGAATTCAAAACTCGCTTCTCTTCCTCCAATAGCGTCCCGCTACATCGAACTCTACAGGAACTTCGAGGTTCAGCAGCAGCTTTATCTTCTTCTCATGCAGCAGTACGAACAGGCAAAGCTCATGGAGGCAAAGGACACCCCCCTTATCTCGATTCTTGAAAAGGCAAGCCCCGAGGAGAAGCCCATATTCCCCCAAAAATCCCTTGTCGTGGCGGCCCTTTTGGTAATCGGTCTTGTTCTCATAGTCCTTTACGCATTAATCAGGGTCTACTGGGCGAACGTGACGAGCCATCCTGAATCACACGATAAGATGACCCGGCTCAGAAGCGAGATTAAGGAAACCTTCGGACGCCGCAGGCGGTAGCGTCTATCGCTCGATGAAACTTAAGGAACTGCGGCTTTACGGCTTCAAATCATTCCCTCAAAAGACCATCCTCGCGCTCTCGCACGGAATGACCGCTCTCGTGGGTCCAAACGGATGCGGCAAGTCGAACGTTCTCGACGCCATCCGCTGGGTGCTGGGCGAACAGACGCTCTCCCGCCTGAGGTGCGGCAAGAATGAGGACCTTGTCTTTGCAGGAAGCGACCGCATGCCCGAACAGGGGTATTGCGAGGTGAGTCTTACCATAGAAAACGAGGGCGATTTCCCGGAACTTGCATCCGAGATAGAAATAAAAAGAAGATACTACAGGACCGGCGAGTCCAGCTTCTGGATAAACAGGGAGGAGTGCCGTCTGAAGGAAATAGAAGGAATTCTGAGAGGGGGTGCCGCAGGTGGAAGGCTCTATTCCGTTTTCGATGCGGCGAAACTCGCATCAATCGTCAGCGGAGAACTCGAAAACCTGATGGAGTCGGCGGCGGGCGTGCTTGGATTCCGCGAACAGCGCCGGGAGTCCGAGCGCAAGCTGGAGCTCGTCAGGCGCGATCTCGTGAGACTCGAAGACATAATGAACGAGAGGGAGAGGATAGTAAGAGGACTTTCCAGGCAGAGAAGGCGCGCCGAAGTTTACAAGGAACTCAAGTCGGAGCTGGTTCATCTTGAAAGCCTCAAAATGAGGGCAAGATTCATATCCGCAAAAAAGGAGTTCGAGGATAAAAACAATCAGGTCTCGCTTCTTGAGGAGGCAGAGCGCAAGATGCTTCTCTCCATAGAGAAACTTCGCGCAGAGTTAAGGCAGAGAGACTCGGAACTTGAAGAGCTTCTAGCCCTCGAAAGAAAGACGAGAACGGTTCTCGATGATGTTTCCTCAAAACTCTCCGCAACGAAGAACGGCATATCCTCTACCTCCGCCCGCAGAGAGGCTCTGAGAGAGAGCATGACCAGGATGGCGCAGGAGCAATCGCAGGCCCTTCGCCGAATATCGGAGATAGAAAGCGAATCGAGCGAAGCCCTGGGCAAGAAAGAGGAGGTGAAGCAAAAGAAACAGGAGGCGGCGGAAAAGCTTTCACGGGAGCGTCATAAGCTCGAGTCCGACGAAAAGGCTCTTGCCGAACGCCGCAATCTGGTCCGCACGGCAAGGGAAGAATCGAGGAAGCTCTCAACGGAGCTCTCAAGACTTTACGAGGAGCGCTCGCAGCACCTGTCGCGCGGCCAGAACGCACTGGCTCTTGCCGATGCCACGGTCGCAGAGCTCGAAAAGCTCAACGAGAGAAGCGAACAATTGAAGAGAGATAAGACCGAGGCCAGAAAATCGATAGACGTATCATCCGGTGAGCATGAAAAATACGAGGCGCTCATCAGAGAATCGGAAAGCGGCCTTGAGTCGCTGAAAGCGTCCATAGAATCTCTGTCGGCAGAGAGACAGGCAAAAATCGAACAGGAATCCCGGCTTTCGGGAAGCATAACCTCCCTGCGCGAGAAGATAGAGGATAAGCCGAGGAGACTGTTGCGCGAACGTCTTGCCGATAAAGCCATGGGCTCCCTTGAGGAGTTCATAAGCTACCCTGAAAGACTCGAAGCGGCGCTTGAGGCCGTGCTATACGACGTTCTCGGTTTTCTTGCATCCAGCGACATCCCTGATATCGACACTCTCGAAATGGAAGGCCAGGCTGGAATCGTTCTCGACACTTCCAGGAGCGCTCAACCGCCCGACAGGCCGAAGGATTCCCGAATAAGGCTCTGGCTTTCGGACGAGGTAACAATAAAGAGTCAGGCGCCGAAGCTTTTGCGGAACCGCCTTTCTGAATGGGTTCTCGCTGACCGCAAGGACATTGTCTCCCTCATGAAGGAGCACCCCGCTCTGTCGTTCGTTACCGAGGAGGGGGTGGCGCTGCGGTCTGACGGCGTCGCGCTGCTAGGCAGGCCGAGAGGGGTTCTTGCGGATCGAAGGGTCTTGAAGGAGATGGAAGCGGAGGCGAAAAGCGCTTCATCCCAGATAGCCGCTCTCGGAAACAAGCTTGAGAATCTCAGAATCGAAAAAGAAAGCGCCGAGAAGGCAATTGGGGCGCTGCGCAGCAGCTATCTCGAGAATGCATCAGCGCTTAAAGCGGCGCAGTCCGAACTTGAAAGGCTTGAAAAGCAGGAGAGCGAGATAGCGAGGGAGCGCGACAGGCTCCGCAAGGAAGAGAGCGCGAGAAGACAAGAGGCCGGCGCCGCGGAGGAGAAGATAAAGGAAGCCGACGCTCTCATAGCCCGGATGGAGGCAGACAGAGACTCGAAGGAAGCGGAGCTCTCTTCGCTCGAACAAACCCTTTCTACCGAGGAGGAAACGCTGCGGGAAAAGCTTTCCGGGCTTAACGAACTTCTTCTTGCCTTAGGCAGGGAGGAGGAGGCGGAACATTCAATCGAGGCGGATCTCTCAAGGCTGGACGCCGAACGCAAAAGGCTTGAAGCAATGGTATCCGGAAGGACAGCAGAAGAGGAACGCATAAGAAAAGAAATCGACTCCTTGTCCATCTCTATAGAATCCCTCAAACTCGAGGAAGCGGGTCTCGAGGAATCCAGGAAGGAACAGGAGAAGCTGCTTGAAGGCGTCGACACCGGACGAGTTCTTGACGAGAAGAAGACATTCGAATCGAACCTTGCCTCCAACGATGCAGAGCTTGAAACCCTGCGCTCCAACCTTGTTCAGCTGCGCACGGACGTTCTGCTCCTCGGACGCCAGATGAAGGAGATGGAGTCGATACTTGAGCCCCTGTCCCAATCAGCCGAATCCCTGCCGGATTCGACTGACCACTCGCCGGATGAGGTTGAAAAAAGCATCCAAGCCGTTCAGGCCCGCATAGCGGACCTTGGACCG
Proteins encoded in this window:
- the smc gene encoding chromosome segregation protein SMC, whose amino-acid sequence is MKLKELRLYGFKSFPQKTILALSHGMTALVGPNGCGKSNVLDAIRWVLGEQTLSRLRCGKNEDLVFAGSDRMPEQGYCEVSLTIENEGDFPELASEIEIKRRYYRTGESSFWINREECRLKEIEGILRGGAAGGRLYSVFDAAKLASIVSGELENLMESAAGVLGFREQRRESERKLELVRRDLVRLEDIMNERERIVRGLSRQRRRAEVYKELKSELVHLESLKMRARFISAKKEFEDKNNQVSLLEEAERKMLLSIEKLRAELRQRDSELEELLALERKTRTVLDDVSSKLSATKNGISSTSARREALRESMTRMAQEQSQALRRISEIESESSEALGKKEEVKQKKQEAAEKLSRERHKLESDEKALAERRNLVRTAREESRKLSTELSRLYEERSQHLSRGQNALALADATVAELEKLNERSEQLKRDKTEARKSIDVSSGEHEKYEALIRESESGLESLKASIESLSAERQAKIEQESRLSGSITSLREKIEDKPRRLLRERLADKAMGSLEEFISYPERLEAALEAVLYDVLGFLASSDIPDIDTLEMEGQAGIVLDTSRSAQPPDRPKDSRIRLWLSDEVTIKSQAPKLLRNRLSEWVLADRKDIVSLMKEHPALSFVTEEGVALRSDGVALLGRPRGVLADRRVLKEMEAEAKSASSQIAALGNKLENLRIEKESAEKAIGALRSSYLENASALKAAQSELERLEKQESEIARERDRLRKEESARRQEAGAAEEKIKEADALIARMEADRDSKEAELSSLEQTLSTEEETLREKLSGLNELLLALGREEEAEHSIEADLSRLDAERKRLEAMVSGRTAEEERIRKEIDSLSISIESLKLEEAGLEESRKEQEKLLEGVDTGRVLDEKKTFESNLASNDAELETLRSNLVQLRTDVLLLGRQMKEMESILEPLSQSAESLPDSTDHSPDEVEKSIQAVQARIADLGPVNEYAAIQYEEEKQELDRIREQHSDVSKAAESLNGIINEINTQARSRYEQTFVSVREEFRRTFTFFFPGGEADLKLENPSDPFNSPIQITARPEGKQLKRLAQLSDGERTMLGISLLFAFYAVRPAPFIFVDELDAPLDDNNVLKFASFLARVRDRIQVFVITHNKRTMEKADTIYGVTMEEPGVSKIISVKLKDVKRQHVAVAEA